In Syntrophales bacterium, one genomic interval encodes:
- a CDS encoding methyl-accepting chemotaxis protein has product MLKDMSLKIKITLLVFVSLTVILGASSYQIYSKTRAAMEAETLSASRQIAVTIGDTVTAYGETGDMNGLGLFLKATAARKDVESVHAIRDPAVAAQFKERQGGQPQDELEKLVLSTGKETFNVYRDKSLIRFVLPIIAKKDCLSCHNTAKENDVFGAVSVSLRSDRVVAALTSIGWNSLIASGVGIILEILLLNLMLGRVVIRPIQRVAAALAEGGEQVAAAAGQISSSSQALAEGTSEQAASLEETSSSLEEMSSMTKQNADNSVHAKTMMGEVRKIVGKVDGQMGNMVKAIEEITRSSQETGKIIKTIDEIAFQTNLLALNAAVEAARAGEAGAGFAVVADEVRRLALRAAEAAKTTGKLIEGTIKAVEHGNELTHQTQEAFQENASISVKVEQLVDEIAAASQEQSQGIGQVNIAIAEMDKVTQQTAANAEESAAAAEELTAQAEQLKIYVADLQQVIGGAKDAGVPAPPTGYGMARKVLPKDGHKSLALTVKRAAGQPPKSKGGRALRAPTPQQVIPLDEGDFKDF; this is encoded by the coding sequence ATGTTGAAAGACATGTCATTGAAGATAAAGATTACCCTGCTCGTTTTTGTCAGCCTTACCGTGATCCTGGGGGCCTCTTCGTACCAGATTTACAGCAAAACCAGAGCGGCGATGGAGGCAGAAACCTTGAGTGCCTCCAGGCAGATCGCGGTGACTATCGGCGATACCGTGACGGCTTATGGCGAAACGGGCGATATGAATGGCTTGGGGCTGTTCCTGAAAGCCACCGCTGCTCGCAAGGATGTGGAAAGCGTTCATGCCATCCGAGACCCTGCCGTCGCCGCGCAGTTCAAAGAGCGTCAGGGGGGGCAGCCGCAGGATGAGCTGGAAAAGCTGGTACTCTCCACGGGGAAGGAAACATTCAATGTTTACAGGGACAAGAGCCTGATCCGGTTTGTTCTTCCCATTATTGCCAAGAAGGACTGCCTTTCTTGTCACAATACAGCCAAGGAGAACGATGTATTTGGCGCGGTATCCGTATCCTTGCGGTCTGATCGCGTTGTCGCGGCCCTGACGTCAATCGGTTGGAACTCCCTCATTGCCTCCGGCGTGGGGATTATCCTGGAGATTTTGCTGCTCAACCTCATGCTGGGCCGGGTGGTTATACGCCCCATCCAACGGGTGGCGGCGGCGCTGGCCGAGGGTGGCGAGCAGGTGGCGGCGGCAGCCGGGCAAATCTCCTCGTCAAGCCAGGCATTGGCGGAAGGGACCTCGGAACAGGCGGCCTCGCTGGAAGAGACATCCTCTTCGCTGGAAGAGATGTCTTCGATGACCAAACAGAATGCCGACAATTCCGTCCACGCCAAAACGATGATGGGCGAGGTGCGGAAAATCGTCGGCAAGGTAGATGGACAGATGGGGAACATGGTGAAGGCCATCGAGGAGATTACGCGTTCCAGCCAGGAAACAGGCAAAATTATCAAAACGATTGACGAGATTGCCTTTCAGACGAACCTGCTGGCCCTGAATGCGGCTGTGGAAGCGGCGCGGGCCGGCGAGGCGGGCGCCGGCTTTGCCGTGGTGGCTGATGAAGTGCGCCGTCTCGCGCTGCGGGCGGCGGAGGCGGCCAAAACCACGGGGAAACTGATAGAAGGCACCATCAAGGCGGTTGAGCACGGCAATGAGCTGACCCATCAAACCCAGGAGGCATTTCAGGAGAATGCCTCGATTTCGGTCAAGGTTGAACAGTTGGTGGATGAGATTGCCGCGGCCTCGCAGGAGCAGTCGCAGGGGATAGGACAGGTGAACATCGCGATCGCGGAGATGGACAAGGTTACCCAGCAGACGGCGGCCAACGCGGAAGAATCGGCTGCTGCCGCGGAGGAATTGACGGCCCAGGCCGAGCAGTTGAAGATTTATGTGGCTGATCTGCAGCAGGTGATAGGCGGCGCCAAGGATGCCGGCGTCCCGGCGCCACCGACAGGATATGGAATGGCCAGGAAGGTTTTACCGAAGGATGGTCATAAGTCTCTGGCCTTAACTGTAAAGAGAGCCGCTGGCCAGCCGCCGAAGAGTAAGGGTGGAAGAGCGCTGAGGGCGCCCACGCCCCAGCAGGTAATCCCCCTGGATGAAGGAGATTTCAAGGATTTCTAA
- a CDS encoding acyl-CoA dehydrogenase family protein → MMDFSLSEKMQAITGMIREFVDRELIPLEAEYLKKPFRELLPVLEEKRAMVKRMELWAPNQPQEYGGMGLSLLEHGLVSEELGRTPIGHYVFGCQAPDAGNMEILYKYGNEAQKERWLKPLVAGQIRSCFSMTEVNLAGSNPVMMDTTAVKDGDDYVINGQKWYTSSADGSAFAIVMAVTNPDAPAHLRASMIIVPTDTPGFNLVRNIPVMGHAGDDYFSHAEILYQSCRVPQQNLLGPEGMGFVIAQERLGPGRIHHCMRWLGVCSRAFDLMCKRASERIITSDGKTLASKQIIQAWIAECAAAIQGARLMTLNAAWKIDNLGVKEAREDISLIKFHVAGVMQNVVDKALQVHGGLGMTDDVIIPFFYRHERAARIYDGADEVHKMSVARRILREYAGKTVK, encoded by the coding sequence ATGATGGATTTTTCGCTATCGGAAAAGATGCAGGCAATAACCGGAATGATCAGGGAATTCGTTGACCGGGAATTGATCCCGTTGGAGGCGGAATATTTAAAGAAACCCTTCCGGGAGCTGCTCCCCGTTCTCGAAGAAAAACGGGCGATGGTCAAGCGGATGGAGCTCTGGGCGCCCAACCAGCCGCAGGAATACGGCGGCATGGGGCTGAGCCTCTTGGAGCACGGTCTCGTCTCGGAGGAACTCGGACGGACGCCCATTGGCCATTATGTCTTCGGCTGCCAGGCGCCCGACGCCGGAAATATGGAAATACTCTACAAATATGGGAACGAGGCACAAAAAGAACGCTGGCTGAAACCCCTCGTCGCGGGTCAAATCCGGAGCTGTTTTTCGATGACGGAGGTTAATCTCGCCGGTTCCAACCCCGTCATGATGGACACGACCGCGGTAAAAGACGGCGACGACTATGTGATAAACGGCCAGAAATGGTACACCTCGTCCGCGGACGGCTCCGCCTTCGCCATTGTCATGGCGGTGACCAACCCCGACGCCCCGGCGCATCTGCGAGCCAGCATGATTATTGTCCCGACGGACACACCGGGCTTTAACCTGGTGCGCAACATCCCCGTCATGGGGCACGCGGGGGATGATTATTTCAGCCACGCGGAGATCCTCTATCAGTCCTGCCGCGTGCCGCAGCAAAACCTCCTCGGCCCCGAGGGGATGGGCTTCGTGATCGCCCAGGAGCGCCTCGGTCCGGGGCGCATCCACCACTGCATGCGCTGGCTCGGCGTTTGCAGCCGCGCGTTCGATCTGATGTGCAAGAGGGCGTCGGAACGGATTATCACCTCCGACGGAAAAACACTTGCCTCCAAACAGATCATCCAGGCGTGGATCGCTGAATGCGCCGCCGCTATCCAGGGGGCGCGGCTGATGACGCTCAATGCGGCGTGGAAGATCGACAATTTGGGGGTGAAAGAGGCCCGCGAGGATATTTCGCTGATCAAGTTCCACGTGGCCGGAGTGATGCAGAATGTTGTCGATAAAGCCCTGCAGGTGCATGGCGGACTGGGAATGACCGACGATGTCATCATCCCGTTTTTCTACCGCCATGAACGGGCGGCCCGTATCTATGACGGCGCCGATGAGGTGCACAAGATGTCCGTCGCCCGGCGGATCTTGCGGGAATACGCCGGCAAAACCGTTAAATAA
- a CDS encoding pyruvate carboxylase subunit B: MIDIMKDGPVNPVKIQDNTFRDGHQSIYATRMRTEDMLPIAEQMDEAGFWAMEVWGGATFDTMHRFLGEDPWERPKILKKYIKKTPFSMLLRGQNLVGYRNYADDVARLFVDKACDVGIDVFRVFDALNDLRNFETVVERIKANGKHFEGAISYSLTERHLGGPVFNMEYYVELAKKLEAMGADSVCIKDMAGIISPYDIYDLITEMKKVVKVPLHLHTHYTSGMASMAYIKAIEAGVDIVDTCLAPYALRTSMPAIEPLMVALQGTKRDTGMDLHKLIKMGDHLEKIAPKYKQNLASNTLSLIDAGVLEHQIPGGMISNLVSQLREMNALDRIGEVYAEIPRTRTEAGTPPLVTPTSQIVGVQAVMNVVAGRYKMINNQFKDLIYGLYGKTPTPIDPEVQTIVLKRNKRGQTPITGRPADYIEPELADARAKIGDLAKNDEDLLTYALYPATGEQFLKWKYGIEPMPDSVKPAPTKEK, encoded by the coding sequence ATGATTGATATTATGAAGGATGGACCTGTTAATCCTGTGAAGATACAGGACAATACATTTCGCGATGGGCACCAGTCCATCTATGCGACGCGGATGCGGACGGAAGACATGCTGCCCATTGCCGAACAGATGGATGAAGCCGGTTTCTGGGCGATGGAGGTGTGGGGAGGCGCCACGTTTGACACAATGCACCGTTTCCTTGGCGAAGATCCTTGGGAGAGGCCGAAAATCCTCAAAAAATACATAAAAAAGACACCGTTTTCAATGCTGCTGCGGGGGCAGAATCTTGTCGGGTACCGCAATTACGCCGACGACGTGGCCCGGCTCTTTGTCGATAAGGCCTGCGATGTGGGAATTGACGTGTTCCGCGTTTTCGACGCCCTCAACGACTTGCGCAACTTTGAGACGGTGGTCGAGCGGATCAAGGCGAACGGCAAGCATTTCGAGGGGGCGATTTCCTATTCCCTGACGGAGCGTCATCTCGGCGGCCCGGTTTTCAACATGGAGTATTATGTCGAGCTCGCCAAAAAACTGGAGGCGATGGGGGCGGACAGCGTCTGCATCAAGGACATGGCCGGGATCATCTCGCCTTACGATATCTACGATCTGATCACGGAGATGAAGAAGGTCGTCAAGGTCCCCCTGCACCTGCATACCCACTACACAAGCGGGATGGCGTCGATGGCCTATATCAAGGCGATCGAGGCCGGCGTGGACATTGTCGATACCTGCCTTGCCCCCTACGCGCTGCGCACCTCGATGCCTGCCATCGAGCCCTTGATGGTAGCTCTGCAGGGGACAAAGCGGGACACCGGCATGGATCTGCACAAGCTGATTAAAATGGGCGACCACCTGGAGAAAATTGCCCCCAAGTATAAGCAGAATCTGGCATCGAATACGCTTTCCCTGATCGACGCCGGCGTCCTGGAACACCAGATCCCCGGCGGCATGATCTCCAATCTGGTCAGCCAGCTCCGGGAGATGAACGCCTTGGATCGCATTGGCGAGGTTTATGCCGAGATTCCGCGGACCAGAACGGAAGCGGGTACCCCGCCCCTGGTTACCCCGACCTCCCAGATTGTCGGCGTGCAGGCGGTGATGAATGTCGTGGCCGGCCGGTACAAGATGATTAACAACCAGTTCAAGGACCTGATTTACGGTTTGTACGGAAAAACGCCGACCCCCATTGATCCCGAGGTGCAGACGATCGTTTTGAAGCGCAACAAGCGCGGTCAGACGCCGATTACCGGCCGGCCCGCCGATTATATCGAGCCGGAACTGGCAGACGCAAGGGCGAAGATCGGCGATCTGGCAAAAAATGATGAAGATCTGCTTACTTACGCACTATACCCGGCGACCGGCGAGCAGTTTCTGAAATGGAAATACGGGATAGAACCGATGCCGGACAGCGTCAAGCCCGCCCCCACGAAAGAAAAATAA
- a CDS encoding S8 family serine peptidase translates to MLKIIMISVAILTLLASHALAFDLRLAGERIDLRAVDEPLQNILRGMAQQGVRVRVDPQVNPRVSAAYENRDLWETMAILLKSYDHVLVWEKMPQTPASFRLAEIQIFRPGKKELIQELNPRVFLLAKDPQDGTLFVRDELLLQVKSGADLGGFLKTSGGRVIDKNETLGIYKIRLPPDADLPAIISRLKTLPGIVQAEPDFAYPSFYPYRADLSLPTGEIAKVFRKEGKVPVAVLDTGLQEGIGPDGFVIASFDAVIPAWPLSDHLGHGTQMALIASGLVKPIGAQAEGGGQIPVVAIRAMDDNGFTTDFTILKGIDFAIENGARVMSLSWGSEKRSDFLEKILNYAAAKGMIIVASAGNEPTGQPVYPAAYPSVLGVGAVYPNGKTWEKSNYGSFVSLYAPGFAELPVGYKGDPGIYGGTSISAAFAANRIADYLSKFPESGIQQIKAAVQDSKLRIN, encoded by the coding sequence ATGCTGAAAATAATAATGATTTCCGTCGCAATTCTGACATTGCTGGCTTCCCATGCCCTGGCTTTTGATCTTAGACTAGCCGGGGAAAGGATTGATCTGCGCGCCGTTGATGAGCCCCTGCAGAACATTTTGCGGGGGATGGCGCAGCAGGGAGTCCGGGTGCGCGTTGATCCACAGGTAAATCCCCGCGTTTCCGCCGCTTATGAAAATCGCGATCTCTGGGAGACCATGGCTATTCTGTTAAAATCCTATGATCATGTCCTGGTTTGGGAAAAAATGCCGCAAACGCCCGCCTCCTTCAGGCTTGCGGAAATTCAGATATTCAGGCCCGGCAAAAAGGAGCTGATTCAGGAGCTGAATCCCCGCGTCTTTTTACTTGCGAAAGACCCGCAGGACGGAACGCTTTTTGTTCGCGATGAATTGCTTTTGCAGGTAAAATCCGGAGCGGATCTGGGGGGATTTCTTAAAACGAGCGGCGGCCGGGTCATAGACAAGAATGAAACGCTGGGCATTTACAAAATTCGCCTGCCGCCGGATGCGGATCTTCCGGCAATCATCTCCAGGCTCAAGACCCTGCCGGGCATTGTTCAGGCGGAACCGGATTTTGCCTATCCGTCTTTTTACCCATATCGCGCCGACCTATCCCTGCCGACCGGGGAGATCGCCAAGGTGTTTCGCAAGGAGGGCAAGGTTCCCGTGGCGGTGCTGGATACGGGATTGCAGGAGGGAATAGGGCCGGACGGTTTTGTGATCGCATCCTTTGACGCGGTTATTCCCGCCTGGCCCCTGTCTGATCATCTCGGGCATGGAACCCAGATGGCGTTAATTGCCTCCGGTCTGGTCAAACCCATTGGGGCGCAAGCTGAGGGCGGAGGGCAGATTCCGGTGGTGGCCATCCGGGCGATGGATGACAACGGCTTTACGACCGATTTTACGATCCTGAAGGGGATAGATTTTGCGATTGAAAATGGCGCCCGGGTGATGAGTCTGAGCTGGGGATCGGAAAAACGGAGCGACTTCCTGGAAAAAATATTGAACTATGCCGCGGCAAAAGGGATGATCATTGTGGCCTCTGCGGGAAATGAGCCCACGGGGCAACCGGTTTATCCGGCAGCCTATCCCTCAGTGCTTGGCGTGGGGGCGGTATATCCCAATGGCAAAACCTGGGAAAAATCAAATTACGGCAGTTTTGTAAGCCTGTACGCCCCCGGCTTCGCTGAACTGCCGGTGGGCTACAAAGGCGATCCGGGTATTTATGGCGGAACATCGATTTCCGCTGCCTTTGCCGCCAACCGCATCGCTGATTATTTGTCGAAATTTCCGGAAAGCGGCATTCAGCAAATTAAGGCAGCCGTTCAGGACAGCAAACTGCGGATAAATTAA
- a CDS encoding phosphoglycerate mutase family protein, protein MGTIYMIRHGQASFGSEDYDRLSPKGIIQSRVLAEHLAAVGVAADILYSGKMKRQVDTAQQTVEMYKNAVPAIQAPRIDKAFNEYGSQEILLSFVREIAGEESSLPENILQKYADKKKFQELFEQVLSGWATGKYKKEGLPTWEEFTSRVWNGIEKIIKDHPAGRTILIFTSGGPISAALQRALKLSNEETIRLGWQIANASITKFLYKGDRFTMASFNETAHLSLRREQELVTYR, encoded by the coding sequence ATGGGAACTATCTACATGATCCGTCACGGACAGGCATCCTTTGGCAGCGAGGACTACGACCGCCTTTCCCCCAAGGGAATAATACAGTCCCGGGTGCTGGCCGAGCATCTTGCGGCAGTCGGCGTCGCCGCCGATATTCTTTATTCGGGCAAGATGAAAAGGCAGGTCGACACAGCTCAACAGACGGTGGAAATGTATAAAAATGCCGTTCCCGCTATCCAGGCCCCCCGGATCGACAAAGCCTTTAACGAGTACGGCTCTCAGGAAATTCTGCTGTCGTTTGTAAGGGAAATCGCCGGCGAGGAGTCCTCGTTGCCCGAAAACATCCTTCAGAAATATGCGGACAAAAAGAAATTCCAGGAATTATTCGAGCAGGTTTTATCCGGCTGGGCAACCGGAAAATACAAAAAGGAAGGCCTCCCCACCTGGGAGGAATTTACTTCTCGAGTCTGGAACGGAATAGAAAAGATCATCAAAGATCATCCTGCGGGCAGGACAATCCTCATCTTCACCTCGGGCGGGCCAATTTCCGCGGCCCTCCAGAGGGCGCTTAAACTTTCCAACGAGGAGACGATCCGGCTTGGCTGGCAGATAGCCAACGCCTCGATAACAAAATTTCTTTACAAGGGTGATCGCTTTACCATGGCGTCATTCAATGAAACCGCACACCTGTCCCTCCGGAGGGAGCAGGAGCTCGTCACATACAGGTAG
- a CDS encoding redoxin domain-containing protein, whose translation MANAAKEGKKVKDFTLKDQNGQDFRLYECQGKRVLLSFHPLAWTPVCAQQMQALEKSKKAMDKLNTVALGLSIDSVPSKAAWAKSLKIKNTRLLADFWPHGGVAKSLGILRTEGFSERANIILNETGKVIFIKIYPLRQLPDIEEILAALQG comes from the coding sequence ATGGCTAACGCAGCGAAAGAGGGAAAGAAGGTTAAGGATTTTACTCTAAAGGATCAGAACGGCCAGGATTTTCGGCTTTACGAATGCCAGGGAAAACGGGTGCTGCTCTCATTTCATCCGCTGGCCTGGACGCCCGTCTGCGCCCAGCAGATGCAGGCGCTGGAGAAAAGCAAAAAGGCCATGGACAAGCTCAACACCGTCGCCCTCGGCCTCAGCATCGACAGCGTTCCGTCCAAGGCGGCCTGGGCCAAAAGCCTGAAAATCAAAAACACCAGGCTTCTCGCCGATTTCTGGCCGCACGGGGGGGTGGCCAAATCCCTGGGAATTCTCCGGACCGAAGGTTTTTCGGAAAGGGCCAACATCATCCTGAATGAAACGGGCAAGGTCATTTTCATCAAAATCTACCCGCTCCGGCAGCTTCCCGATATCGAGGAAATATTGGCGGCGCTGCAGGGCTGA
- a CDS encoding TetR/AcrR family transcriptional regulator, with protein MQGFQAFKNSVNLSSEQICSEFLSANREQIRIKKDETAVRNLVRIFDSTLALSSSKGFQAMSVRDLAKEANLSMGALYSYFKSKEELLAMIRNLGSRLMNTALSGEIRPDSAPGERLVQAIETHLYMSEIMKPWFYFNYMEAKNLRREEQKKAIEMELYTEGIFVEIIKDGIAAGCFRAIEPILTAAVLKAMLQDWYLKPWKYQKRAVSVEDYARFLIEMMDYFLKEN; from the coding sequence GTGCAGGGTTTTCAGGCATTCAAAAATTCGGTGAACCTCTCCAGCGAACAGATCTGCAGCGAGTTTCTCAGCGCGAACAGGGAGCAGATCCGGATAAAGAAGGACGAAACCGCCGTCCGCAATCTTGTCCGAATATTCGACTCAACGCTTGCGCTCAGCAGCAGCAAGGGCTTTCAGGCGATGAGCGTGCGCGATCTGGCCAAAGAGGCGAACCTCAGCATGGGGGCGCTCTATTCGTACTTCAAAAGCAAGGAAGAACTGCTCGCCATGATCCGCAACCTCGGCAGCCGGCTTATGAATACGGCGCTATCCGGCGAGATAAGGCCGGATTCCGCTCCCGGCGAACGGCTGGTTCAGGCAATAGAGACCCATCTATACATGAGCGAAATCATGAAACCCTGGTTCTACTTCAATTACATGGAGGCCAAAAACCTCCGGCGGGAGGAGCAGAAAAAGGCCATCGAGATGGAGCTATACACAGAGGGCATCTTTGTGGAAATCATCAAAGACGGCATCGCGGCGGGATGTTTCCGGGCGATTGAGCCAATTCTGACCGCCGCGGTTTTAAAGGCGATGCTTCAGGACTGGTACCTGAAGCCCTGGAAATACCAGAAACGCGCCGTCTCCGTGGAAGACTACGCCCGTTTTCTGATTGAAATGATGGACTATTTCCTGAAGGAAAACTAA
- a CDS encoding phosphotransferase family protein — protein MDVADETRPIREGEEFDIKRVEQFLKDNIPQLSGALTVSQFPGGHSNLTYLIRVGERELVFRRPPFGRKAKTAHDMGREFRMLQALRPAFPYCPEPLAYTDDETLIGCPFYVMERIKGLIIRRDLPKSLALQPEEAARLCEKLIDVFVELHQVDYREIGLEDFGKPAGYVKRQVEGWSERYRTAKTPDAPDFEGIMAWLHEKMPLESPHVSVIHNDYRFDNVVLHPDDPFRIVGVLDWEMATIGDPLMDLGGALAYWTNHDDPPAMQAIRMIPTHLPGMFTRQEFIKRYSEKMGIPVEKSDFYYCFGMFRLAGIVQQIYWRFYHGQTKDERFKLMIAAVQVLEAACRRLIEKSAL, from the coding sequence ATGGATGTAGCGGATGAGACACGCCCGATTCGCGAGGGCGAAGAGTTCGACATAAAAAGGGTGGAGCAGTTTCTCAAGGACAATATCCCGCAATTGAGCGGCGCACTCACGGTATCCCAGTTTCCCGGCGGCCACTCCAATCTTACCTACCTGATTCGCGTCGGCGAGCGCGAGCTGGTCTTCCGCAGACCGCCGTTTGGCCGCAAGGCAAAAACAGCCCACGACATGGGGCGGGAGTTCCGGATGCTCCAGGCGCTCCGCCCGGCCTTCCCCTATTGCCCGGAGCCGCTGGCCTACACGGATGACGAGACGCTTATCGGCTGCCCCTTTTACGTCATGGAGCGGATAAAGGGGCTGATCATCCGCCGGGATTTGCCGAAATCGCTCGCGCTCCAGCCGGAAGAAGCGGCCCGGCTTTGTGAAAAACTGATCGATGTCTTCGTCGAGCTGCACCAGGTCGATTACCGGGAAATAGGGCTGGAAGACTTCGGCAAACCGGCGGGGTACGTCAAAAGGCAGGTTGAAGGATGGTCAGAGCGCTATCGAACGGCCAAGACCCCCGACGCCCCCGATTTTGAAGGAATAATGGCCTGGCTGCACGAAAAGATGCCGCTGGAAAGTCCCCACGTTTCGGTGATCCACAACGACTACCGTTTTGACAACGTGGTTTTGCACCCGGACGATCCGTTTCGGATAGTTGGCGTCCTCGACTGGGAAATGGCGACGATCGGCGATCCGCTGATGGATCTCGGCGGGGCGCTGGCCTACTGGACCAATCACGACGACCCGCCCGCTATGCAGGCCATCCGGATGATTCCGACGCACCTGCCCGGGATGTTTACGCGGCAGGAGTTTATCAAACGCTACTCGGAGAAGATGGGAATCCCCGTTGAAAAAAGCGATTTCTACTATTGTTTCGGAATGTTCCGGCTTGCCGGAATCGTCCAGCAGATATACTGGCGCTTCTACCACGGCCAGACCAAAGACGAGCGCTTTAAACTGATGATCGCCGCCGTTCAGGTTCTCGAAGCAGCTTGCAGGCGGCTGATCGAGAAATCGGCATTGTAA
- a CDS encoding SDR family oxidoreductase yields MMDLFSLKGKTALVTGASRGIGEAIACMLSAHGARVILVSRRPENLQRVETKIKEAGGEVESLVCNMGDIEQIQTLFAEVAKRFPKLDILVNNAGANPSFGDALSIEEKAWDKTFAVNLKGPFFACQCAARLMQKSGGGAIVNVASINGVRPALFQGVYSITKAGVISMTKVYARELAPYHIRVNALLPGLTDTKFASALTQSEEIMKIALPMIPLGRIAKPAEMAGAVLYLVSDAASYTTGMCLTVDGGMLA; encoded by the coding sequence ATGATGGATCTGTTCAGTCTAAAAGGAAAAACGGCATTGGTAACGGGCGCCAGTCGCGGCATCGGCGAGGCTATCGCTTGCATGCTCTCCGCCCACGGGGCCCGGGTGATTCTGGTCAGCAGAAGGCCGGAAAACCTCCAGCGCGTGGAGACGAAAATCAAGGAGGCAGGCGGCGAGGTTGAATCGCTCGTCTGTAATATGGGGGACATTGAGCAGATTCAGACATTGTTTGCCGAAGTCGCGAAACGTTTCCCAAAGCTCGACATTCTGGTGAACAACGCCGGCGCCAACCCGTCCTTCGGCGACGCGTTGAGCATTGAGGAAAAGGCCTGGGACAAGACCTTTGCCGTCAACCTGAAGGGACCCTTTTTTGCCTGTCAGTGCGCCGCCCGACTGATGCAGAAATCAGGCGGGGGGGCGATCGTCAATGTCGCCTCGATAAACGGCGTCCGGCCCGCGCTTTTTCAGGGGGTTTACTCGATCACCAAGGCGGGGGTTATCTCCATGACGAAGGTCTATGCCCGAGAACTTGCCCCGTACCACATCCGGGTAAACGCCCTTCTGCCGGGGCTCACCGACACCAAATTTGCCTCCGCGCTGACGCAAAGCGAGGAAATCATGAAGATCGCGCTGCCGATGATTCCGCTGGGGCGAATCGCCAAGCCGGCGGAAATGGCCGGGGCGGTTCTCTACCTCGTCTCCGATGCGGCATCCTACACGACGGGGATGTGCCTGACGGTTGACGGCGGCATGCTGGCGTAA